The following are encoded together in the Ranitomeya imitator isolate aRanImi1 chromosome 4, aRanImi1.pri, whole genome shotgun sequence genome:
- the LOC138675214 gene encoding E3 ubiquitin/ISG15 ligase TRIM25-like translates to MASVILRDELLCSICLSTFKDPVTLKCGHNFCRVCIGRVLDTQDESGVYSCPECREEFQERPTLMRNINLHNVAERFLTTQQEREEITGICCTYCVDSPVPAVRSCLHCEASLCDKHLRSHSKSAEHVLSDPSTSLEKRKCSVHKKILEYYCTEDAASICVSCCLIGKHNGHKMESLDEASGKKKKKLRNVLQKLITKRKETEERVRSLEEHRRKAQEKAAGEAERVSALCTDIRRRVDDLEKKVLSEISRQEKEESLSLSARIHQLEIKKDELSRKMRHIEELCNMTDPLTVLQEPDTGDLCDPEEEGGDEDTGGHDKQLHDGDDLDVAVISHTLHTLCEVISGIRSGIYVEDPADILLDETTAANNLLISDDLKTATWTEEKQKHPETAERFQCNQVMSRRGFTSGRHYWDVESRRSGVWMVGMCYPSIDRRGMQSLIGYNNKSWSLWRYSNQYSVIHDWREIRLPNEISSDRVRICLDYEAGQLSFYELCDPIRHLHTFTATFSEPLHAVLRVVGEPFFYSSVKIIT, encoded by the exons ATGGCGTCTGTTATTCTGAGAGACGAGCTGCTCTGCTCCATCTGTTTATCTACATTTAAGGACCCTGTAACACTGAaatgtggacacaacttctgccgggtcTGTATTGGTCGTGTGCTGGATACACAGGACGAGTCTGGAGTTTATTCCTGTCCTGAATGCAGAGAAGAGTTTCAGGAGCGGCCGACACTGATGAGGAACATAAATCTCCATAATGTCGCAGAACGTTTCCTGACTACTCAGCAAGAACGAGAGGAGATCACCGGGATCTGCTGCACTTACTGTGTGGACTCTCCGGTACCTGCTGTTAGATCCTGTCTACACTGTGAGGCTTCTCTGTGTGATAAACACCTGAGATCTCACAGCAAATCAGCAGAACACGTCTTATCTGATCCCAGCACTTCTCTGGAGAAaaggaaatgttctgtccataagAAG ATCCTGGAATATTACTGCACCGAGGACGCTGCTTCTATCTGTGTGTCCTGCTGTTTGATTGGGAAACATAATGGACATAAAATGGAGTCACTGGATGAGGCCTcagggaagaaaaagaaaaaattgagaaATGTTCTCCAGAAACTGATCACAAAGAGAAAGGAGACTGAGGAAAGAGTCCGGAGTCTGGAGGAGCACAGGAGAAAAGCTCAAGAAAAAGCAGCTGGAGAAGCCGAGAGAGTCAGTGCCCTGTGTACAGACATCAGGAGACGGGTGGACGACCTGGAGAAGAAGGTCCTGAGTGAGATCTCCAGGCAGGAGAAGGAAGAGTCACTGTCACTGTCTGCTCGGATCCATCAGCTGGAAATAAAGAAGGACGAGCTGTCCAGGAAGATGAGAcacattgaggagctgtgtaacatgacggatccactgactgtcttacaggaaccagacaccggtgacttgtgtgatcctgaggaggagggaggtgatgaggacacaggaggacatgataaaCAGCTCCATGATGGAGATGACCTGGATGTGGCTGTgatctcacacacattacacacattatgTGAGGTAATATCAGGTATAAGGAGCGGGATCTATGTGGAGGATCCTGCAGACATATTACTGGATGAAACCACAGCTGCTAATAATCTCCTTATATCAGACGACCTGAAAACTGCAACCTGGACAGAAGAGAAACAGAAACATCCAGAAACAGCAGAGAGATTCCAGTGTAATCAGGTGATGAGCAGGAGAGGATTTacctcaggacgacattactgggatgtggagAGCAGGAGATCAGGAGTGTGGATGGTGGGGATGTGTTATCCCAGTATAGACAGGAGGGGGATGCAGTCACTGATTGGATATAATAACAAGTCCTGGAGTTTGTGGAGATATAGTAATCAGTATTCAGTGATACATGACTGGAGAGAGATCCGGTTACCTAACGAGATCTCCAGTGATAGAGTCAGGATATGtctggattatgaggccgggcagttgtccttttatgagctgtgtgaccccatcagacacttacacaccttcactgccACCTTCTCCGAGCCCCTTCATGCTGTGTTACGTGTAGTTGGGGAACCTTTTTTCTATAGCTCGGTGAAGATTATAACTTAA
- the LOC138675211 gene encoding E3 ubiquitin-protein ligase TRIM39-like, whose amino-acid sequence MASADLRDELLCSICLSTFKDPVMLRCGHNFCRVCIGRVLDTQEKSGVYSCPDCRKRFRERPTLMRNINLHNVAERFLITQQEREEITGICCTYCVDSPVPAVRSCLHCEASLCDKHLRVHSKSPEHVLSEPSTSLEKRKCSVHKKILEYYCTEDAACICVSCSLIGEHNGHKMESLDEASGKKKKIWRNVLQKLIIKREETEERVRSLEEQRRKAQGKAAVEAERVTALCTDIRRRVDDLEKKVLSEISRQEKEESLSLSTLTKQLEIKKDELSRKMRHIEELCNMTDPLTVLQEPDTGDLCDPEEEGGDEDTGGHDKQLHDGDDLDVAVISHTLHTLCEVISGIRSGIYVEGPADILLDVTTASDNVLISDDLKTATWTEEELNRPETAERFLGYSQVMSRRGFTSGRHYWDVEGSRSGGWRVGMCYPSIDRRGLKSVIGNNNKSWSLWRHNCNQYSVIHDSEMIWLPDKISSDRVRICLDYEVGQLSFYELCDPIRHLHTFTATFSEPLHAILCVFRVHTSGCYIESSLKIRT is encoded by the coding sequence ATGGCGTCTGCTGATCTGAGAGACGAGCTCCTCTGCTCCATCTGTTTATCTACATTTAAGGACCCTGTAAtgctgagatgtggacacaacttctgccgggtcTGTATTGGTCGTGTGCTGGATACACAGGAGAAGTCGGGAGTTTATTCCTGTCCTGACTGCAGAAAAAGATTTCGGGAGCGGCCGACACTGATGAGGAACATAAATCTCCATAATGTCGCAGAACGTTTCCTGATTACTCAGCAAGAACGAGAGGAGATCACCGGGATCTGCTGCACTTACTGTGTGGACTCTCCGGTACCTGCTGTTAGATCCTGTCTACACTGTGAGGCTTCTCTGTGTGATAAACACCTGAGGGTTCACAGCAAATCACCAGAACACGTCTTATCTGAGCCCAGCACTTCTCTGGAGAAaaggaaatgttctgtccataagAAGATCCTGGAATATTACTGCACTGAGGACGCGGCTTGTATCTGTGTGTCCTGCAGTTTGATTGGGGAACATAATGGACATAAAATGGAGTCACTGGATGAGGCCTCAGGGAAGAAAAAGAAAATATGGAGAAATGTTCTCCAGAAACTGATCATAAAGAGAGAGGAGACTGAGGAAAGAGTCCGGAGTCTGGAGGAGCAGAGGAGAAAAGCTCAAGGAAAAGCAGCTGTAGAAGCCGAGAGAGTCACTGCCCTGTGTACAGACATCAGGAGACGGGTGGACGACCTGGAGAAGAAGGTCCTGAGTGAGATCTCCAGGCAGGAGAAGGAAGAGTCACTGTCACTGTCTACTCTTACCAAGCAGCTGGAAATAAAGAAGGACGAGCTGTCCAGGAAGATGAGAcacattgaggagctgtgtaacatgacggatccactgactgtcttacaggaaccagacaccggtgacttgtgtgatcctgaggaggagggaggtgatgaggacacaggaggacatgataaaCAGCTCCATGATGGAGATGACCTGGATGTGGCTGTgatctcacacacattacacacattatgTGAGGTAATATCAGGTATAAGGAGCGGGATCTATGTGGAGGGTCCGGCAGACATATTACTGGATGTAACCACAGCTTCTGATAATGTCCTTATATCAGACGACCTGAAAACTGCAACCTGGACAGAAGAGGAACTAAATCGTCCAGAAACAGCAGAGAGATTCCTGGGTTATAGTCAGGTGATGAGCAGGAGAGGATTTacctcaggacgacattactgggatgtggagGGCAGTAGATCAGGGGGGTGGAGGGTGGGGATGTGTTATCCCAGTATAGACAGGAGGGGGCTGAAGTCAGTGATTGGAAATAATAACAAGTCCTGGAGTTTGTGGAGACATAATTGTAATCAGTATTCAGTGATACATGACAGCGAAATGATCTGGTTACCTGACAAGATCTCCAGTGATAGAGTCAGGATATGTCTGGATTATGAGGTcgggcagttgtccttttatgagctgtgtgaccccatcagacacttacacaccttcactgccACCTTCTCCGAGCCCCTTCATGCTATATTATGTGTATTTCGGGTACACACTAGTGGGTGCTACATAGAGAGCTCATTGAAGATAAGAACTTAA